A single region of the Streptomyces caelestis genome encodes:
- a CDS encoding zinc-ribbon domain-containing protein — translation MIIFGTKGYLYQLAILTLVCGQCGNPAAHTLRKRVTKFTLFFVPLFPLSTKYLTQCTFCGAEQKVTKEQAEQLQAQGTSGNGGQTYGQPQQQQHRF, via the coding sequence GTGATCATCTTCGGCACCAAGGGCTACCTGTACCAGCTGGCGATACTGACGCTGGTCTGCGGCCAGTGCGGCAATCCCGCCGCCCACACGCTCAGGAAGCGCGTCACGAAGTTCACGCTGTTCTTCGTGCCGCTGTTCCCCCTTTCGACTAAGTACCTCACGCAGTGCACTTTCTGCGGTGCGGAACAGAAGGTGACCAAGGAACAGGCGGAGCAGTTGCAGGCCCAGGGCACGAGCGGCAACGGCGGCCAGACGTACGGGCAGCCGCAGCAGCAGCAACACCGCTTCTGA
- a CDS encoding TIGR01777 family oxidoreductase, with the protein MKIVIPGGTGQVGIVLKRALCAAGHDVVVLSRRPRRQDEVHWDGVTPGPWAEEIDGSDVVVNLAGRSVNCRYTPANLREMMDSRVHSTRAVGEAIAAAARPPRVWLQMSTATVYAHRYDAPNDETTGVIGGTEPDAPGYWAYSVDIAKAWEREQETANTPHTRKVALRAAMVMSPDRGGVFDVLLRLARLGLGGPVAGGAQYVSWIHDQDFVRAVEFLIARDDITGPVNLAAPAPLPHRDFMRALRRAWGVPVGLPATRWMAETGAFVLRSDTELLLKSRRVVPGHLLDAGFTFGRPDWPAAADDLVRRLRSTGTR; encoded by the coding sequence ATGAAGATCGTGATACCCGGCGGGACCGGGCAGGTCGGCATCGTCCTGAAGCGGGCGCTGTGCGCGGCCGGACACGACGTCGTGGTGCTCAGCAGGCGCCCGCGCCGGCAGGACGAAGTGCACTGGGACGGCGTGACCCCGGGGCCGTGGGCGGAGGAGATCGACGGCAGCGACGTCGTGGTCAACCTGGCCGGCCGGAGCGTGAACTGCCGCTACACCCCCGCCAACCTCCGGGAGATGATGGACTCCCGGGTCCACTCCACCCGGGCCGTGGGCGAGGCGATCGCCGCAGCCGCCCGGCCGCCCCGGGTCTGGCTCCAGATGAGCACCGCGACCGTCTACGCCCACCGCTACGACGCGCCCAACGACGAGACAACCGGCGTGATCGGCGGCACCGAACCCGACGCCCCCGGCTACTGGGCCTACAGCGTCGACATCGCCAAGGCCTGGGAGCGGGAGCAGGAGACGGCCAACACCCCGCACACCCGGAAGGTGGCTCTGCGTGCCGCCATGGTGATGAGCCCGGACCGCGGCGGCGTCTTCGATGTCCTGCTGCGGCTGGCCCGGTTGGGCCTCGGCGGCCCCGTCGCCGGCGGCGCACAGTACGTGTCGTGGATCCACGACCAGGACTTCGTCCGGGCGGTGGAGTTCCTCATCGCCCGGGACGACATCACGGGGCCGGTCAATCTCGCCGCTCCCGCGCCCTTGCCGCACCGCGACTTCATGCGTGCCCTGCGGCGCGCGTGGGGTGTTCCGGTGGGCCTGCCCGCGACGCGCTGGATGGCCGAGACCGGCGCCTTCGTCCTGCGCTCGGACACCGAACTGCTGCTGAAGAGCCGCCGCGTCGTCCCCGGCCACCTCCTGGACGCGGGCTTCACCTTCGGCCGTCCCGACTGGCCGGCGGCCGCGGACGACCTCGTACGGCGGCTCCGCAGCACTGGCACGAGGTGA
- a CDS encoding trypsin-like serine peptidase: MTGIPRSLRSSGSGSRVRRTVLGALAGVAALLATGVTATPASAAPDPGAVAPSAQERALAFWTPQRMRAATPLDVLSVDRSQVRSSAPRKGKATVVAPSTPVADVGPLAIPHGGGPWTGGGAVTKTAGRVFFTYQGRTASCSGNAVTSANKSTVITAGHCVKMEGAWHTNWVFAPGYHDGQTPYGTWTASKTLSTPQWTASEDINYDIGAAVVAPLDGKKLTDVVGGQGLAFNTGYNKAMYAFGFPAAAPYDGQKFIYCSGTTYRDFLLSSDHGLTCNMTGGSSGGPWFTQFSEATGTGLQSSVNSFKYNFLPNAMYGPYFGADAQNLYQSAQSS, from the coding sequence GTGACAGGCATACCCCGTAGCCTTCGCTCCTCCGGCAGCGGCAGCCGCGTTCGTCGCACCGTCCTCGGCGCACTCGCCGGCGTCGCCGCACTGCTGGCGACCGGCGTCACCGCCACACCGGCGAGTGCCGCGCCCGACCCCGGAGCGGTGGCACCCTCGGCGCAGGAACGCGCCCTCGCCTTCTGGACCCCGCAGCGGATGCGCGCGGCCACCCCGCTCGACGTCCTGTCCGTCGACCGTTCGCAGGTGCGGTCCTCGGCACCCCGCAAGGGCAAGGCGACCGTCGTGGCACCCAGCACGCCCGTCGCCGACGTCGGCCCCCTGGCGATCCCTCACGGCGGTGGCCCCTGGACCGGGGGCGGAGCGGTGACCAAGACCGCGGGGCGGGTGTTCTTCACCTACCAGGGCCGTACCGCCTCCTGCTCCGGCAACGCCGTCACCAGCGCGAACAAGAGCACCGTGATCACCGCGGGGCACTGCGTGAAGATGGAGGGCGCCTGGCACACCAACTGGGTGTTCGCGCCCGGCTACCACGACGGGCAGACCCCGTACGGCACCTGGACGGCGTCCAAGACCCTCTCCACGCCGCAGTGGACGGCCAGTGAGGACATCAACTACGACATCGGCGCGGCCGTGGTCGCCCCGCTGGACGGAAAGAAGCTGACCGACGTCGTCGGCGGCCAGGGCCTGGCCTTCAACACCGGCTACAACAAGGCCATGTACGCCTTCGGCTTCCCGGCCGCCGCTCCCTACGACGGCCAGAAGTTCATCTACTGCAGCGGCACCACCTACCGGGACTTCCTGCTCTCCAGCGACCACGGTCTGACCTGCAACATGACCGGCGGCTCCAGCGGCGGCCCCTGGTTCACCCAGTTCAGCGAGGCCACCGGGACCGGGTTGCAGTCGTCGGTGAACAGCTTCAAGTACAACTTCCTGCCCAACGCCATGTACGGCCCGTACTTCGGCGCGGACGCACAGAACCTGTACCAGAGCGCCCAGTCGTCCTGA
- a CDS encoding ArsR/SmtB family transcription factor, producing the protein MTNLDVHAEEPDRASLGALLADRTRAAICLALLDGRARTASEVARLAGVAPSTATSHLDRLVAGGLSAQERRGRHRCVFLADPGIAEMTEAPAARAPRRLVPVRSLTAARRHRAVGFARVCYDHLGGSLAVAMTETMTARGLLSWESGPALTTSARHG; encoded by the coding sequence GTGACCAACCTCGACGTCCATGCCGAAGAACCGGATCGCGCCTCACTGGGGGCACTGCTGGCCGATCGCACGCGTGCCGCGATCTGTCTCGCCCTGCTCGACGGCCGGGCCCGGACGGCCTCCGAGGTGGCCCGCCTCGCCGGTGTCGCGCCGTCCACGGCCACGAGCCATCTGGACCGGCTGGTGGCCGGTGGTCTGTCGGCCCAGGAGCGCCGGGGCCGGCACCGCTGCGTGTTTCTGGCGGACCCCGGCATCGCGGAGATGACCGAGGCGCCGGCGGCCCGGGCGCCCCGTCGGCTGGTCCCGGTCCGTTCCCTCACCGCTGCCCGCCGGCACCGCGCCGTCGGATTCGCCCGGGTCTGCTACGACCATCTCGGCGGCTCCCTCGCCGTGGCGATGACCGAGACCATGACCGCTCGTGGGCTGTTGTCCTGGGAGTCGGGCCCGGCGCTCACCACGTCCGCGCGGCATGGCTGA
- a CDS encoding antibiotic biosynthesis monooxygenase family protein, giving the protein MSVVKINVLTVPAEQRETLEKRFASRAHAVESSDGFEWFELLRPVEGTDTYLVYTRWRDEASFQAWMEGPMKAAHQGGGEGGERPKPAASDSTLWSFEVVQQAGPQGA; this is encoded by the coding sequence ATGAGCGTAGTCAAGATCAATGTGCTGACCGTGCCCGCCGAGCAGCGGGAGACGCTGGAGAAGCGGTTCGCCTCCCGGGCGCACGCCGTGGAGAGCTCCGACGGGTTCGAGTGGTTCGAGCTCCTCCGCCCGGTGGAGGGCACCGACACCTACCTCGTCTACACCCGGTGGCGTGACGAGGCGTCGTTCCAGGCCTGGATGGAAGGACCGATGAAGGCCGCGCACCAGGGCGGCGGCGAAGGGGGCGAGCGCCCCAAGCCCGCGGCGAGCGACTCGACGCTCTGGTCGTTCGAGGTCGTGCAGCAGGCGGGGCCTCAGGGCGCCTAA
- a CDS encoding DUF5949 family protein has protein sequence MTSISPGTRSVRTDDLGSLVVLSWRGTTPAGDVPYLLACSLGDGANGPESTSKAIEQVLAGAGLPRARASSTRPSGRACRSACSSCPPAARGAETRPARATETWPGRPVPLLSPKGR, from the coding sequence GTGACCTCGATCTCACCCGGAACGCGGTCCGTGCGCACCGACGACCTGGGCTCCCTCGTCGTCCTGTCCTGGCGGGGCACGACCCCCGCCGGGGACGTCCCGTACCTCCTGGCCTGCTCCCTCGGAGACGGTGCGAACGGCCCGGAGTCCACGTCGAAGGCCATCGAGCAGGTGCTGGCCGGCGCCGGCCTCCCCCGGGCGAGGGCCTCGTCCACGCGACCCAGCGGCCGAGCGTGCCGGTCGGCCTGCTCGTCGTGCCCGCCCGCAGCCCGCGGAGCTGAAACCCGCCCGGCCCGGGCCACCGAGACGTGGCCGGGCCGCCCCGTGCCGCTGCTCAGCCCGAAAGGGCGGTGA
- a CDS encoding SRPBCC family protein: protein MSTVKETVEVDVPVHTAYNQWTQFEEFPNFMEGVEEVRQLDDRHNHWTTKIGGVRREFDTEIVDQLPDERVTWRTTSGDTNQRGSVRFERVDDTHTRVELVMDIEPSGAVDKAGDMLGTIDRRVKGDMKRFKQYIEERGAESGAWRGRIQPGGGTGPTPL, encoded by the coding sequence ATGAGCACCGTCAAGGAAACCGTGGAAGTCGACGTCCCCGTCCACACCGCCTACAACCAGTGGACCCAGTTCGAGGAGTTCCCGAACTTCATGGAGGGCGTCGAGGAAGTAAGGCAGCTCGACGACCGTCACAACCACTGGACCACCAAGATCGGCGGAGTACGGCGCGAGTTCGACACCGAGATCGTGGACCAGCTGCCCGACGAGCGCGTCACCTGGCGCACTACCAGCGGCGACACCAACCAGAGGGGCTCGGTCCGCTTCGAGCGCGTCGATGACACCCACACCCGCGTGGAGCTCGTGATGGACATCGAGCCCAGCGGAGCCGTGGACAAGGCCGGGGACATGCTCGGCACGATCGACCGGCGCGTCAAGGGCGACATGAAGCGCTTCAAGCAGTACATCGAGGAGCGCGGAGCCGAGTCCGGCGCCTGGCGCGGCCGCATCCAGCCCGGCGGCGGCACCGGCCCCACCCCCCTCTGA
- the pgm gene encoding phosphoglucomutase (alpha-D-glucose-1,6-bisphosphate-dependent), with product MQHERAGSPAGPEDLVDIARLVTAYYALHPDLDDPGQRVTFGTSGHRGTSLAGAFNDDHIAATSQAICEYRAAQGTDGPLFLGADTHALSEPARVTALEVFAANEVTVLIDEADGYTPTPAVSHAILAQNRGRTTGLADGVVVTPSHNPPADGGFKYNPPSGGPAASDATSWIQDRANEIIRAGLKGVRRIPYARALAAATTGRYDFLGTYVTDLPGVLDLDAIRAAGVRIGADPLGGASVAYWGRIAEQHGLDLTVVNPHTDPTWRFMTLDWDGRIRMDCSSPYAMASLIEQRDRFDIATGNDADADRHGIVTPDAGLMNPNHYLAVAISYLYAHRDRWPAAAGVGKTLVSSAMIDRVAADLGRELAEVPVGFKWFVDGLVDGTIGFGGEESAGASFLRRDGSVWTTDKDGIILALLASEITAVTGKTPSEHYAALTARFGEPAYARIDAPASREEKALLAKLSPAQVTAQTLAGDAVTAVLTEAPGNGAPIGGIKVTTDNAWFAARPSGTEDVYKIYAESFRGPDHLRQVQEEAKSVVLTALSG from the coding sequence ATGCAGCACGAGCGAGCGGGCAGTCCGGCCGGTCCCGAAGATCTCGTCGACATCGCTCGGCTGGTCACCGCGTACTACGCGCTACACCCCGACCTGGACGACCCGGGGCAGCGCGTCACGTTCGGCACCTCCGGACACCGCGGAACCTCACTGGCCGGCGCGTTCAACGACGACCACATCGCCGCGACCAGCCAGGCCATCTGCGAGTACCGCGCGGCCCAGGGCACCGACGGCCCGCTGTTCCTGGGCGCCGACACCCACGCCCTGTCGGAGCCCGCACGGGTCACCGCGCTGGAGGTGTTCGCCGCCAACGAAGTCACGGTGCTGATCGACGAGGCGGACGGCTACACGCCGACCCCGGCCGTCTCGCACGCCATCCTCGCCCAGAACCGCGGCCGCACCACCGGTCTCGCGGACGGCGTCGTCGTCACCCCGTCCCACAATCCGCCCGCCGACGGGGGGTTCAAGTACAACCCGCCCAGCGGCGGCCCCGCCGCCTCCGACGCGACCTCCTGGATCCAGGACCGGGCGAACGAGATCATCCGCGCCGGCCTGAAGGGCGTACGGCGCATCCCCTACGCCCGGGCCCTCGCCGCGGCCACCACCGGCCGCTACGACTTCCTGGGCACCTACGTCACCGACCTGCCCGGCGTGCTCGACCTGGACGCGATCCGCGCGGCCGGCGTGCGCATCGGGGCGGACCCACTGGGTGGGGCGTCCGTCGCCTACTGGGGCCGGATCGCCGAGCAGCACGGCCTCGACCTCACCGTGGTCAACCCGCACACCGACCCCACCTGGCGGTTCATGACGCTGGACTGGGACGGCAGGATCCGCATGGACTGCTCGTCGCCGTACGCGATGGCCTCGCTCATCGAGCAGCGCGACCGCTTCGACATCGCCACCGGCAACGACGCCGACGCCGACCGGCACGGCATCGTCACCCCGGACGCGGGCCTGATGAACCCCAACCACTACCTCGCCGTCGCCATCTCCTACCTGTACGCCCACCGCGACCGCTGGCCTGCCGCCGCCGGTGTCGGCAAAACCCTGGTGTCCTCCGCCATGATCGACCGGGTCGCCGCCGACCTGGGCCGCGAACTGGCCGAGGTGCCGGTCGGGTTCAAGTGGTTCGTGGACGGACTGGTCGACGGCACCATCGGCTTCGGCGGGGAGGAGTCGGCCGGGGCGTCCTTCCTGCGCCGGGACGGCTCCGTGTGGACCACCGACAAGGACGGCATCATCCTGGCGCTGCTCGCCTCCGAGATCACGGCGGTCACCGGGAAGACCCCCTCGGAGCACTACGCCGCACTGACCGCCCGCTTCGGCGAACCGGCGTACGCGCGGATCGACGCCCCGGCGTCCCGCGAGGAGAAGGCCCTGCTCGCCAAGCTCTCCCCGGCACAGGTCACCGCGCAGACCCTCGCCGGGGACGCGGTCACCGCGGTGCTCACCGAGGCCCCCGGCAACGGTGCACCCATCGGCGGCATCAAGGTGACCACCGACAACGCCTGGTTCGCGGCCCGGCCCTCGGGCACCGAGGACGTCTACAAGATCTACGCCGAGTCGTTCCGCGGCCCCGATCACCTCCGCCAGGTACAGGAAGAGGCCAAGAGCGTCGTGCTCACCGCCCTTTCGGGCTGA
- a CDS encoding flavin reductase family protein, which yields MSTDTHRVIRPSVFYFGTPVVLLTTENDDGTCHLAPISSAWALGQHVVLGIGGGSRSVRNLAERPELVINIALPERWEHVERLAPLTGAHPVPEAKRAVYRYEPDKFAAAGLTPVAVDLVQPPRVAECALQLEARARALTPGGAGLFFSVECEVLRVHAAERVVVPGTHHIDPAVWSPLIHNFRHYHGLAPELGHGFRSETARAAASAG from the coding sequence ATGTCGACCGACACCCACCGAGTGATCCGGCCGAGCGTGTTCTACTTCGGCACGCCCGTCGTGCTGCTGACCACCGAGAACGACGACGGCACCTGCCATCTCGCCCCGATCTCCTCCGCATGGGCCCTGGGACAGCACGTCGTGCTGGGCATCGGCGGCGGGAGCCGGAGCGTGCGCAACCTCGCCGAGCGGCCGGAGCTCGTGATCAACATCGCCTTGCCCGAGCGGTGGGAGCACGTGGAACGCCTCGCACCGCTCACCGGTGCCCACCCGGTGCCGGAGGCCAAGCGGGCGGTGTACCGCTACGAGCCGGACAAGTTCGCCGCGGCCGGGCTCACCCCGGTCGCCGTCGACCTCGTGCAGCCGCCGCGCGTCGCCGAGTGCGCCCTCCAACTGGAGGCACGGGCACGGGCGCTGACGCCCGGCGGAGCGGGCCTCTTCTTCAGTGTCGAGTGCGAGGTCCTGCGCGTCCACGCCGCCGAACGCGTCGTCGTACCCGGCACCCACCACATCGACCCGGCCGTCTGGAGCCCGCTCATCCACAACTTCCGCCACTACCACGGCCTGGCCCCCGAACTCGGCCACGGCTTCCGCTCGGAGACGGCCAGGGCCGCCGCCTCCGCCGGCTGA
- a CDS encoding MFS transporter has translation MRYFRLLVLGNGISAYGSYLNMVALNVFVYDATGSALAAGLFMAVRLATNVVSGWVSGRLVSAHDRKRLMVGADLCQAVALLSLLLAPEGTRPGLLYVLAVVTGGCSTLSQVALRSSIPEIVGAEHRVRANGLLVTGRSLAMIAGFASSGVVVAELGYSAAFALDAATFLVSATVLSLLPVRTRAATAPAGGGSPKDSAAARWTARTLLATAPLLMAMIAVRAVDGLGSSSHNVALPLYSSSLDPDHPATFISQFWATWAIGTIVAQQVIGRVTKKTGRTPGERAFALGACVMSAGFIVVFCGLPTVPAVIAALVAGAADGFTEIVYVSRLQTAPDDQRGRLFGLTASAENTGFGLGMLVSGALLETFSPLQVVAAFHGLAIALCAALLLWLVGRGRARPAPPAEEPAGRDTPTVTEGRG, from the coding sequence ATGAGGTACTTCCGTCTGCTCGTCCTGGGCAACGGCATCTCGGCGTATGGCAGTTACCTGAACATGGTGGCGCTGAACGTCTTCGTCTACGACGCCACCGGCAGCGCGCTGGCCGCCGGCCTCTTCATGGCCGTGCGGCTGGCGACCAACGTCGTGTCGGGCTGGGTGAGCGGGCGGCTCGTCTCGGCCCACGACCGCAAGCGCCTGATGGTCGGCGCCGACCTGTGCCAGGCCGTGGCCCTGCTTTCGCTGCTGCTCGCCCCCGAGGGCACACGCCCCGGGCTGCTGTACGTCCTGGCCGTGGTCACGGGCGGCTGCTCGACGCTCTCCCAGGTGGCCCTGCGCAGCAGCATCCCCGAGATCGTCGGCGCCGAGCACCGGGTCCGGGCCAACGGACTGCTGGTGACCGGGCGTTCGCTCGCCATGATCGCCGGGTTCGCCTCCTCGGGCGTGGTGGTCGCGGAGCTCGGCTACTCCGCGGCGTTCGCGCTGGACGCCGCCACCTTCCTGGTCTCCGCGACCGTGCTGTCCCTGCTTCCCGTCCGCACCAGGGCGGCCACCGCCCCCGCGGGCGGCGGCTCCCCGAAGGACTCCGCCGCCGCGCGCTGGACGGCCCGGACACTGCTGGCCACAGCGCCGCTGCTGATGGCGATGATCGCCGTCCGGGCGGTCGACGGGCTGGGCTCGTCGTCCCACAACGTCGCCCTCCCGCTCTACTCCAGCAGCCTGGACCCCGACCATCCGGCCACGTTCATCAGCCAGTTCTGGGCCACGTGGGCCATCGGCACCATCGTCGCCCAGCAGGTGATCGGCCGGGTCACCAAGAAGACCGGGCGGACACCGGGGGAGCGGGCCTTCGCGCTCGGCGCCTGTGTGATGTCGGCCGGGTTCATCGTGGTCTTCTGCGGGCTGCCGACCGTGCCCGCCGTCATCGCCGCGCTCGTCGCCGGAGCCGCCGACGGGTTCACCGAGATCGTGTACGTGTCGAGGCTGCAGACCGCCCCCGACGACCAGCGCGGCCGCCTCTTCGGACTCACCGCCTCGGCCGAGAACACCGGTTTCGGCCTGGGCATGCTCGTCAGCGGCGCCCTCCTGGAGACCTTCTCGCCGCTCCAGGTGGTGGCCGCCTTCCATGGTCTCGCGATCGCCCTGTGCGCGGCCCTGCTCCTGTGGCTGGTCGGCCGGGGCAGGGCGAGACCCGCCCCGCCCGCGGAAGAACCCGCCGGCCGCGACACACCGACCGTGACGGAGGGACGCGGCTGA